The genomic region TGAGCCTTTGTCACAAAATTGGCCTGCGGCATCGGTTGGGTCGATGGTTTTCCAGTAATAATCTGCTAATGCTTTTAGTGAGACCACATCATCATCAAAATTGATCATTACGGCTTCAAAATGACCTGTCTTTCCGGAGGAGACTTGTTTATAAGTTGGGTTTTCGGTGTGGCCTCCTATGTAACCAGAGACAACATCGCTGACGCCTTGGACTAATTCGAAATCAGATTCTACACACCAGAAACAGCCGCCAGCGACTATCATTGTTTGCGGGGCTGCTTGGGATAAGCTGCTAAAAGCGGCCGCTCCACTAAGTAGCAGTAACCCAAAGGTGTTACTGAATAAATGTCGAGTTTTCATGTCGTTTGTCCTTATTATCGTGTGAGCGCGTCTGTTCGATGACGCGGTTAGCAATAAAGTCTTTCTTATGCTGCTGAATCTTTGACGTACAGCAGAACGCTTTTCTTACAATGAATTTTACCTTCCTACTTCCTAACGTATTTGCTGTCCATTTGGATGACATAATAAGCATATTATTATCTATATATGCTTAGCGTATTAAAGTCATTTGAAATATCAATTAAATGAATATAAGAATGTGCTGTAGCATGCAATGTAATCAGATTATTTAATTGGAGGGGTCATGAGTGCATTTGTTACTGAGCGTGTATTAAGCGTTCACCATTGGGATGAAAATCTCTTCAGCTTTAAAGTCACACGTAATCCGAGCTTACGTTTTGATAACGGTCAATTTGTGATGATTGGCTTGGAAACGGAAACTCGCCCTTTGATGCGTGCTTACAGTATAGCTAGCCCTAACTACGAAGAGCATTTAGAGTTTTTTAGTATAAAAGTACCTAATGGACCACTGACTTCACGCTTACAGCATTTAAAAGTGGGTGATGATGTTTTGGTTAGCCGCAAACCAACTGGCACCTTGGTAACTCGTGATTTACATCCAGGTAAACACTTGTATTTGTTGTCTACTGGCACAGGTTTAGCGCCTTTTTTAAGTGTTATCCAAGATTTTGATGCCTACGAGCAGTACGAAAAAATTGTATTGATTCACGGTGTTCGCCATGTAAGTGAATTGGCATATGCTGACTTTATTGAAAAAGAATTACCTGAAAATGAATTCTTTGGTGAGCAAGTAAGAGACAAATTAATTTATTACCCAACCGTGACTCGTGAAGCGTTTCGTAATCAGGGACGTCTGACAGATTTGATTCGCAGTGGTAAGCTAGCAGAAGATATTGCCTTGCCTCAGTTGAACCCATTGAATGATCGAGTCATGATTTGTGGTAGCCCAAGTATGCTTAAAGACACATCAACCTTGCTTGATGAACTTGGTTTTACAGAATCACCAAAGATTGGTGTGCCAGGGGATTATGTTATCGAGCGAGCTTTTGTTGAACATTAATTGCGAGAGTGATTCTCTTGCTGATAAATCATTTTAGGAGATGTTATGAGTTCTGATACCAC from Marinomonas rhizomae harbors:
- a CDS encoding ferredoxin--NADP reductase; the protein is MSAFVTERVLSVHHWDENLFSFKVTRNPSLRFDNGQFVMIGLETETRPLMRAYSIASPNYEEHLEFFSIKVPNGPLTSRLQHLKVGDDVLVSRKPTGTLVTRDLHPGKHLYLLSTGTGLAPFLSVIQDFDAYEQYEKIVLIHGVRHVSELAYADFIEKELPENEFFGEQVRDKLIYYPTVTREAFRNQGRLTDLIRSGKLAEDIALPQLNPLNDRVMICGSPSMLKDTSTLLDELGFTESPKIGVPGDYVIERAFVEH
- the msrA gene encoding peptide-methionine (S)-S-oxide reductase MsrA; the encoded protein is MKTRHLFSNTFGLLLLSGAAAFSSLSQAAPQTMIVAGGCFWCVESDFELVQGVSDVVSGYIGGHTENPTYKQVSSGKTGHFEAVMINFDDDVVSLKALADYYWKTIDPTDAAGQFCDKGSPYKTAMFYQDDQQKVVFEASLAKVNKTKPFKDDIVTEILPAKTFYPAEEYHQSYYTKNPIRYAYYRASCGRNSRIEDLWGEVASKKYH